The proteins below come from a single Mauremys reevesii isolate NIE-2019 linkage group 6, ASM1616193v1, whole genome shotgun sequence genomic window:
- the FUT10 gene encoding alpha-(1,3)-fucosyltransferase 10 produces MIRIGKKRLWASFFCFTAFFFLLVTLQVVLELGKSERKIKVSSLQDGSLKLEEQQKHAYQFFNKQELYSNTRRVLDADRYPILLWWSPLTGETGRLGQCGQDVCFFTIKRTYQHNHMTKAFLFYGTDFNIDSLPLPRKRHHDWALFHEESPKNNYKLFHKPTITLFNHTATFNRHSHLPLTTQYLEGIEVIKSLRYMVPLQKKNSLREGLAPLVYVQSDCDPPSDRDSYVRELMSYIQVDSYGECLHNRDLPQHLRNPASMDDGNFYRILAQYKFILAFENAVCEDYITEKLWRPLKLGVVPVYYGSPSITDWLPSNKSAILVTRFSHPRELAHYIKALDTNDQEYEAYLEWKVKGAISNQRLLAAIQERKWGVQDITQDNYIDVFECMVCNRVWENIRRQEKGLSPRRWNAQVNHLSCLKPEAFLFSSPNIRWTALQEMWIPNFEQSKKEAQALRQLVERNMNFTAQEFWTLVFKEET; encoded by the exons GTGGTTCTTGAACTGGGCAAGTCTGAAAGGAAGATAAAAGTCTCCAGTTTACAAGATGGTTCATTAAAACTGGAGGAGCAGCAGAAACATGCATATCAGTTTTTTAATAAACAGGAACTCTACAGCAATACCAGGAGAGTTTTAGATGCGGACAGATACCCTATCCTGCTTTGGTGGTCCCCGCTGACTGGCGAGACTGGGAGGTTAGGTCAGTGTGGACAGGATGTCTGTTTCTTTACTATCAAGAGGACCTACCAGCATAATCACATGACAAAAGCCTTTCTCTTCTATG GTACTGACTTTAATATAGATAGCTTACCCCTCCCTCGTAAACGCCATCACGACTGGGCCCTTTTCCATGAAGAGTCACCCAAAAACAACTACAAGCTCTTCCACAAACCTACCATCACCTTGTTCAACCATACAGCTACCTTCAATCGCCACTCCCATCTGCCGCTGACTACTCAGTATCTGGAGGGCATAGAGGTCATAAAGTCTCTGAGATACATGGTTCCGTTGCAAAAGAAGAATAGCTTGAGAGAAGGACTTGCACCACTTGTGTATGTGCAGTCCGATTGCGACCCTCCTTCAGACCGGGACAGCTACGTGCGTGAGCTGATGAGCTACATCCAGGTGGACTCCTATGGTGAATGCTTACATAACAGAGACCTTCCCCAGCACCTCAGAAACCCAGCCTCCATGGACGACGGTAACTTCTATAGAATACTTGCTCAGTACAAATTCATTCTTGCTTTTGAAAACGCCGTCTGCGAGGATTACATCACTGAAAAGCTCTGGAGGCCTCTCAAATTGGGAGTGGTACCAGTGTACTATGGGTCCCCCAGCATTACGGACTGGCTTCCTAGCAATAAGAGTGCAATCCTCGTAACAAGATTTTCACATCCCAGGGAGCTGGCGCACTACATCAAGGCACTGGATACAAATGACCAAGAGTATGAGGCCTACCTAGAATGGAAAGTGAAAGGGGCCATCTCCAATCAACGACTGCTTGCTGCTATCCAAGAACGCAAATGGGGAGTCCAGGATATCACACAGGACAATTATATTGATGTGTTTGAGTGCATGGTGTGTAATAGGGTGTGGGAAAACATCAGAAGGCAGGAAAAG GGATTGTCACCCAGGAGATGGAACGCACAGGTTAACCACTTGAGCTGCCTGAAACCTGAGGCTTTCTTGTTCTCCTCTCCAAACATACGCTGGACAGCTCTGCAAGAGATGTGGATACCAAACTTTGAACAATCCAAGAAAGAAGCCCAAGCACTGAGACAGCTGGTGGAAAGGAATATGAACTTTACAGCTCAGGAATTTTGGACACTTGTATTCAAAGAAGAAACATGA